Proteins from a single region of Macrotis lagotis isolate mMagLag1 chromosome 2, bilby.v1.9.chrom.fasta, whole genome shotgun sequence:
- the LOC141511569 gene encoding olfactory receptor 6C2-like, which produces MDQRSDIRNHTEIKLFILQGLTDDPQLKILIFVFLFFTYVSSIIGNLIIITLTLMDSQLKTPMYFFLRNFSFLEVAFTSAYVPRYLYSLSTGDNTITYNACLAQIFFVILLGSTEFFLLATMSYDRYVAICKPLHYATIMNSKVSNQLLVSAWMAGLMIILPPLSLGLQLEFCDSNVVDHFGCDAFPMLKIACSDTQFIEKMVLIFAVLTLIITLFLVFLSYAHIIRTVLRFPSVEQRKKAFSTCSSHMIVVSITYGSCIFIYIKPSAKEGVALNKVVSVLTTSVAPVMNPLIYALRNKQVIQAFKNSVRKIFFLSKQ; this is translated from the coding sequence ATGGATCAGAGGTCAGATATAAGAAATcatacagaaataaaattatttatcctTCAAGGACTAACAGATGATCCACAGCTAaagattcttatttttgtatttctctttttcacATATGTTTCAAGTATAATTGGAAACCTCATCATCATCACCCTCACATTGATGGATTCACAACTTAAGACAcccatgtattttttcctccgaaacttttcctttttagaaGTGGCATTCACCTCTGCCTATGTTCCCAGATATCTCTATAGCTTGTCAACTGGGGATAATACCATTACTTATAATGCTTGCCTTGCCCAaatattttttgtcattcttCTTGGGTCAACAGAATTCTTTCTTCTGGCTACCATGTCCTATGATCGCTATGTAGCCATCTGCAAACCTCTGCACTACGCAACCATCATGAACAGCAAAGTTAGTAACCAGCTCCTGGTGAGTGCTTGGATGGCTGGGTTGATGATCATCCTCCCACCTCTTAGTCTGGGCCTCCAGCTAGAATTCTGTGACTCCAATGTTGTTGATCATTTTGGCTGTGATGCATTTCCCATGTTAAAGATTGCATGCTCAGATACACAATTCATAGAGAAGATGGTTTTGATCTTTGCTGTGTTGACACTCATTATCACTTTATTCTTAGTATTTTTATCCTATGCACACATTATCAGGACAGTTCTCAGATTTCCTTCAGTTGAGCAAAGGAAAAAGGCCTTTTCCACTTGCTCCTCCCACATGATTGTTGTCTCCATCACCTATGGCAGCTGCATCTTCATCTATATCAAACCATCTGCAAAAGAAGGAGTAGCTTTGAATAAAGTGGTGTCAGTGCTCACAACTTCAGTTGCCCCTGTTATGAACCCCTTAATTTATGCCTTAAGAAACAAGCAAGTGATACAAGCTTTTAAGAACTCAGTGagaaagattttctttctctcaaagcaataa